A genomic window from Triticum urartu cultivar G1812 chromosome 7, Tu2.1, whole genome shotgun sequence includes:
- the LOC125523136 gene encoding uncharacterized protein LOC125523136 isoform X3, giving the protein MGSRRQHGVNHFGPILRKPSIRKAPGKLKKKCLEQLKRTQQSFRRGDDNLAKRPQQNKVATKHTLCFPFNEPSHSKPVSRPNVSSRSSWPNKGMASPREDVEKSKPSFSRTLTQKASPSCAMHNSGIDSLPKNTIKFRPCGNILRPNNGMGSSARNVESYSRLNNVEAPRSKNTKMPGSSYSRPNDGMAPQSMKASPFSSGSNCVSGPLARKDDSNSTFDISKKSYPSSLVCNSRKEDHPIVMEASNSNLALKGKKVMEDILPNLGINCDSLLPSKNLSSHQTVEASCMVNSIDGYIQLDIIKCKSSLSKDGRTDVYKSKSKRMESLLEEKFEARGVARLTESMGISIKLDNESTSLGKDERSVDDKFNKRKRTENCSRINKIRYVVFDDEDDDDGDQNLTGASGAVGLKTQKDCHQEVSNLYGSEPSKPHYYCSLPIDEPIWRGIIKIGSGKFVSLAAHLSTKYCEKVWKLSRSLEPVVEVTKLSRLEAWPKSFEASRPTDDNIALYLLPMEMRQDADMDQLVKEVMENDMVLRAIVAEAEMLIFPSILLPEQHQTFQGKPYLWAVFKHRIVEEEQHGKGRCAQEKGKQLASLFSVGEGLNIDAGLEASEEPEMQGMEPEQNPKLARPNAPSPTTKAPTTAAATMSANHCQDHSNMAAPTGALFGFVVQRTPRLEQLIQEMQREGAVMVAMQGQMIGPGIGLCRQ; this is encoded by the exons ATGGGGAGTCGAAGACAACATGGTGTTAACCACTTTGGTCCAATTTTGAGAAAGCCATCCATAAGGAAGGCACCAGGCAAACTCAAGAAAAAGTGTCTTGAACAATTGAAGAGAACTCAACAGTCGTTTAGGAGAGGTGATGATAATCTTGCGAAAAGACCTCAACAAAATAAGGTTGCAACAAAACACACACTCTGTTTTCCTTTCAATGAGCCTAGCCATTCTAAGCCAGTGTCTCGACCAAATGTCTCGTCACGTTCTTCATGGCCAAACAAAGGTATGGCTTCTCCACGGGAAGATGTTGAGAAGTCCAAACCCTCCTTCTCTAGGACTCTCACCCAGAAGGCTAGTCCATCTTGCGCAATGCATAATAGTGGCATTGATTCTCTGCCAAAGAATACTATCAAGTTTAGACCCTGTGGTAATATCTTGAGGCCAAACAATGGTATGGGTTCATCGGCGAGGAATGTGGAGTCTTACTCAAGGTTAAATAACGTTGAAGCTCCTCGTTCAAAGAATACCAAGATGCCGGGATCCTCTTACTCAAGACCCAATGATGGGATGGCTCCTCAGTCAATGAAAGCTAGTCCCTTCTCCTCTGGGTCGAATTGTGTGTCCGGTCCTTTGGCGAGGAAGGATGATTCAAATTCCACATTTGATATTTCAAAGAAATCGTACCCCTCTTCATTGGTTTGCAACTCACGGAAAGAAGACCATCCGATTGTGATGGAAGCTTCAAATTCCAACTTAGCTTTGAAGGGTAAAAAAGTCATGGAAGATATCTTGCCCAACTTGGGGATCAATTGTGATTCCTTATTACCTAGTAAGAACCTTTCAAGTCACCAAACGGTTGAGGCATCATGCATGGTCAATTCAATCGACGGTTACATTCAACTTGACATTATAAAGTGCAAGTCTAGCCTTTCGAAGGATGGAAGAACCGATGTGTACAAATCTAAGAGTAAGAGGATGGAGTCGTTGTTGGAAGAGAAGTTTGAGGCACGTGGGGTCGCTAGATTGACAGAATCAATGGGTATCTCCATTAAACTTGACAATGAGAGCACTAGCCTCGGGAAGGATGAAAGGtccgttgatgacaagtttaatAAGAGGAAGAGGACTGAGAATTGTAGTCGAATAAACAAAATTAGATATGTAGTATTTGATGATGAAGACGATGATGACGGTGATCAGAATCTCACGGGTGCAAGTGGTGCCGTTGGATTGAAAACACAGAAGGATTGTCATCAAGAAGTGTCTAATCTTTATGGTTCAGAACCTTCGAAGCCACATTACTATTGTTCCCTGCCCATCGATGAACCTATTTGGAG GGGAATCATTAAGATAGGCAGCGGAAAATTTGTTTCATTGGCTGCGCATTTGTCAACCAAATACTGTGAGAAGGTGTGGAAATTGTCAAGATCACTTGAGCCAGTGGTTGAAGTAACAAAGCTTTCTAGACTGGAGGCTTGGCCTAAGAGCTTTGAGGCATCAAGGCCCACTGATGACAACATTGCGTTGTATTTATTGCCCATGGAGATGAG GCAAGATGCAGACATGGATCAACTTGTTAAAGAAGTAATGGAGAATGATATGGTTCTACGAGCTATTGTTGCTGAAGCTGAGATGCTGATATTCCCATCTATTCTACTGCCTGAGCAACACCAAA CTTTCCAAGGAAAACCCTACCTGTGGGCGGTATTTAAGCACAGAATAGTGGAAGAGGAACAACATGGCAAAGGACGTTGTGCACAGGAGAAGGGAAAACAGCTGGCTTCACTTTTCAGTGTGGGAGAAGGATTAAACATTGATGCTGGACTAGAAGCTTCTGAGGAACCGGAGATGCAAGGCATGGAGCCGGAACAAAATCCCAAGTTGGCTCGACCGAACGCGCCGAGTCCGACAACTAAAGCTCCTACCACGGCTGCAGCTACAATGTCTGCAAACCACTGTCAAGACCACTCAAACATGGCTGCTCCTACAGGAGCTTTGTTTGGTTTTGTGGTTCAGCGAACCCCGAGACTTGAGCAACTCATCCAAGAGATGCAACGCGAAGGTGCTGTGATGGTTGCAATGCAAGGGCAGATGATAGGGCCAGGCATTGGCTTGTGCAGGCAGTAG
- the LOC125523136 gene encoding uncharacterized protein LOC125523136 isoform X2 codes for MDLDGSWDFSKKMGSRRQHGVNHFGPILRKPSIRKAPGKLKKKCLEQLKRTQQSFRRGDDNLAKRPQQNKVATKHTLCFPFNEPSHSKPVSRPNVSSRSSWPNKGMASPREDVEKSKPSFSRTLTQKASPSCAMHNSGIDSLPKNTIKFRPCGNILRPNNGMGSSARNVESYSRLNNVEAPRSKNTKMPGSSYSRPNDGMAPQSMKASPFSSGSNCVSGPLARKDDSNSTFDISKKSYPSSLVCNSRKEDHPIVMEASNSNLALKGKKVMEDILPNLGINCDSLLPSKNLSSHQTVEASCMVNSIDGYIQLDIIKCKSSLSKDGRTDVYKSKSKRMESLLEEKFEARGVARLTESMGISIKLDNESTSLGKDERSVDDKFNKRKRTENCSRINKIRYVVFDDEDDDDGDQNLTGASGAVGLKTQKDCHQEVSNLYGSEPSKPHYYCSLPIDEPIWRGIIKIGSGKFVSLAAHLSTKYCEKVWKLSRSLEPVVEVTKLSRLEAWPKSFEASRPTDDNIALYLLPMEMRQDADMDQLVKEVMENDMVLRAIVAEAEMLIFPSILLPEQHQTFQGKPYLWAVFKHRIVEEEQHGKGRCAQEKGKQLASLFSVGEGLNIDAGLEASEEPEMQGMEPEQNPKLARPNAPSPTTKAPTTAAATMSANHCQDHSNMAAPTGALFGFVVQRTPRLEQLIQEMQREGAVMVAMQGQMIGPGIGLCRQ; via the exons ATGGATTTAGATGGATCATG GGATTTTTCAAAGAAAATGGGGAGTCGAAGACAACATGGTGTTAACCACTTTGGTCCAATTTTGAGAAAGCCATCCATAAGGAAGGCACCAGGCAAACTCAAGAAAAAGTGTCTTGAACAATTGAAGAGAACTCAACAGTCGTTTAGGAGAGGTGATGATAATCTTGCGAAAAGACCTCAACAAAATAAGGTTGCAACAAAACACACACTCTGTTTTCCTTTCAATGAGCCTAGCCATTCTAAGCCAGTGTCTCGACCAAATGTCTCGTCACGTTCTTCATGGCCAAACAAAGGTATGGCTTCTCCACGGGAAGATGTTGAGAAGTCCAAACCCTCCTTCTCTAGGACTCTCACCCAGAAGGCTAGTCCATCTTGCGCAATGCATAATAGTGGCATTGATTCTCTGCCAAAGAATACTATCAAGTTTAGACCCTGTGGTAATATCTTGAGGCCAAACAATGGTATGGGTTCATCGGCGAGGAATGTGGAGTCTTACTCAAGGTTAAATAACGTTGAAGCTCCTCGTTCAAAGAATACCAAGATGCCGGGATCCTCTTACTCAAGACCCAATGATGGGATGGCTCCTCAGTCAATGAAAGCTAGTCCCTTCTCCTCTGGGTCGAATTGTGTGTCCGGTCCTTTGGCGAGGAAGGATGATTCAAATTCCACATTTGATATTTCAAAGAAATCGTACCCCTCTTCATTGGTTTGCAACTCACGGAAAGAAGACCATCCGATTGTGATGGAAGCTTCAAATTCCAACTTAGCTTTGAAGGGTAAAAAAGTCATGGAAGATATCTTGCCCAACTTGGGGATCAATTGTGATTCCTTATTACCTAGTAAGAACCTTTCAAGTCACCAAACGGTTGAGGCATCATGCATGGTCAATTCAATCGACGGTTACATTCAACTTGACATTATAAAGTGCAAGTCTAGCCTTTCGAAGGATGGAAGAACCGATGTGTACAAATCTAAGAGTAAGAGGATGGAGTCGTTGTTGGAAGAGAAGTTTGAGGCACGTGGGGTCGCTAGATTGACAGAATCAATGGGTATCTCCATTAAACTTGACAATGAGAGCACTAGCCTCGGGAAGGATGAAAGGtccgttgatgacaagtttaatAAGAGGAAGAGGACTGAGAATTGTAGTCGAATAAACAAAATTAGATATGTAGTATTTGATGATGAAGACGATGATGACGGTGATCAGAATCTCACGGGTGCAAGTGGTGCCGTTGGATTGAAAACACAGAAGGATTGTCATCAAGAAGTGTCTAATCTTTATGGTTCAGAACCTTCGAAGCCACATTACTATTGTTCCCTGCCCATCGATGAACCTATTTGGAG GGGAATCATTAAGATAGGCAGCGGAAAATTTGTTTCATTGGCTGCGCATTTGTCAACCAAATACTGTGAGAAGGTGTGGAAATTGTCAAGATCACTTGAGCCAGTGGTTGAAGTAACAAAGCTTTCTAGACTGGAGGCTTGGCCTAAGAGCTTTGAGGCATCAAGGCCCACTGATGACAACATTGCGTTGTATTTATTGCCCATGGAGATGAG GCAAGATGCAGACATGGATCAACTTGTTAAAGAAGTAATGGAGAATGATATGGTTCTACGAGCTATTGTTGCTGAAGCTGAGATGCTGATATTCCCATCTATTCTACTGCCTGAGCAACACCAAA CTTTCCAAGGAAAACCCTACCTGTGGGCGGTATTTAAGCACAGAATAGTGGAAGAGGAACAACATGGCAAAGGACGTTGTGCACAGGAGAAGGGAAAACAGCTGGCTTCACTTTTCAGTGTGGGAGAAGGATTAAACATTGATGCTGGACTAGAAGCTTCTGAGGAACCGGAGATGCAAGGCATGGAGCCGGAACAAAATCCCAAGTTGGCTCGACCGAACGCGCCGAGTCCGACAACTAAAGCTCCTACCACGGCTGCAGCTACAATGTCTGCAAACCACTGTCAAGACCACTCAAACATGGCTGCTCCTACAGGAGCTTTGTTTGGTTTTGTGGTTCAGCGAACCCCGAGACTTGAGCAACTCATCCAAGAGATGCAACGCGAAGGTGCTGTGATGGTTGCAATGCAAGGGCAGATGATAGGGCCAGGCATTGGCTTGTGCAGGCAGTAG
- the LOC125523136 gene encoding uncharacterized protein LOC125523136 isoform X1 has translation MDLDGSWLDFSKKMGSRRQHGVNHFGPILRKPSIRKAPGKLKKKCLEQLKRTQQSFRRGDDNLAKRPQQNKVATKHTLCFPFNEPSHSKPVSRPNVSSRSSWPNKGMASPREDVEKSKPSFSRTLTQKASPSCAMHNSGIDSLPKNTIKFRPCGNILRPNNGMGSSARNVESYSRLNNVEAPRSKNTKMPGSSYSRPNDGMAPQSMKASPFSSGSNCVSGPLARKDDSNSTFDISKKSYPSSLVCNSRKEDHPIVMEASNSNLALKGKKVMEDILPNLGINCDSLLPSKNLSSHQTVEASCMVNSIDGYIQLDIIKCKSSLSKDGRTDVYKSKSKRMESLLEEKFEARGVARLTESMGISIKLDNESTSLGKDERSVDDKFNKRKRTENCSRINKIRYVVFDDEDDDDGDQNLTGASGAVGLKTQKDCHQEVSNLYGSEPSKPHYYCSLPIDEPIWRGIIKIGSGKFVSLAAHLSTKYCEKVWKLSRSLEPVVEVTKLSRLEAWPKSFEASRPTDDNIALYLLPMEMRQDADMDQLVKEVMENDMVLRAIVAEAEMLIFPSILLPEQHQTFQGKPYLWAVFKHRIVEEEQHGKGRCAQEKGKQLASLFSVGEGLNIDAGLEASEEPEMQGMEPEQNPKLARPNAPSPTTKAPTTAAATMSANHCQDHSNMAAPTGALFGFVVQRTPRLEQLIQEMQREGAVMVAMQGQMIGPGIGLCRQ, from the exons ATGGATTTAGATGGATCATGGTT GGATTTTTCAAAGAAAATGGGGAGTCGAAGACAACATGGTGTTAACCACTTTGGTCCAATTTTGAGAAAGCCATCCATAAGGAAGGCACCAGGCAAACTCAAGAAAAAGTGTCTTGAACAATTGAAGAGAACTCAACAGTCGTTTAGGAGAGGTGATGATAATCTTGCGAAAAGACCTCAACAAAATAAGGTTGCAACAAAACACACACTCTGTTTTCCTTTCAATGAGCCTAGCCATTCTAAGCCAGTGTCTCGACCAAATGTCTCGTCACGTTCTTCATGGCCAAACAAAGGTATGGCTTCTCCACGGGAAGATGTTGAGAAGTCCAAACCCTCCTTCTCTAGGACTCTCACCCAGAAGGCTAGTCCATCTTGCGCAATGCATAATAGTGGCATTGATTCTCTGCCAAAGAATACTATCAAGTTTAGACCCTGTGGTAATATCTTGAGGCCAAACAATGGTATGGGTTCATCGGCGAGGAATGTGGAGTCTTACTCAAGGTTAAATAACGTTGAAGCTCCTCGTTCAAAGAATACCAAGATGCCGGGATCCTCTTACTCAAGACCCAATGATGGGATGGCTCCTCAGTCAATGAAAGCTAGTCCCTTCTCCTCTGGGTCGAATTGTGTGTCCGGTCCTTTGGCGAGGAAGGATGATTCAAATTCCACATTTGATATTTCAAAGAAATCGTACCCCTCTTCATTGGTTTGCAACTCACGGAAAGAAGACCATCCGATTGTGATGGAAGCTTCAAATTCCAACTTAGCTTTGAAGGGTAAAAAAGTCATGGAAGATATCTTGCCCAACTTGGGGATCAATTGTGATTCCTTATTACCTAGTAAGAACCTTTCAAGTCACCAAACGGTTGAGGCATCATGCATGGTCAATTCAATCGACGGTTACATTCAACTTGACATTATAAAGTGCAAGTCTAGCCTTTCGAAGGATGGAAGAACCGATGTGTACAAATCTAAGAGTAAGAGGATGGAGTCGTTGTTGGAAGAGAAGTTTGAGGCACGTGGGGTCGCTAGATTGACAGAATCAATGGGTATCTCCATTAAACTTGACAATGAGAGCACTAGCCTCGGGAAGGATGAAAGGtccgttgatgacaagtttaatAAGAGGAAGAGGACTGAGAATTGTAGTCGAATAAACAAAATTAGATATGTAGTATTTGATGATGAAGACGATGATGACGGTGATCAGAATCTCACGGGTGCAAGTGGTGCCGTTGGATTGAAAACACAGAAGGATTGTCATCAAGAAGTGTCTAATCTTTATGGTTCAGAACCTTCGAAGCCACATTACTATTGTTCCCTGCCCATCGATGAACCTATTTGGAG GGGAATCATTAAGATAGGCAGCGGAAAATTTGTTTCATTGGCTGCGCATTTGTCAACCAAATACTGTGAGAAGGTGTGGAAATTGTCAAGATCACTTGAGCCAGTGGTTGAAGTAACAAAGCTTTCTAGACTGGAGGCTTGGCCTAAGAGCTTTGAGGCATCAAGGCCCACTGATGACAACATTGCGTTGTATTTATTGCCCATGGAGATGAG GCAAGATGCAGACATGGATCAACTTGTTAAAGAAGTAATGGAGAATGATATGGTTCTACGAGCTATTGTTGCTGAAGCTGAGATGCTGATATTCCCATCTATTCTACTGCCTGAGCAACACCAAA CTTTCCAAGGAAAACCCTACCTGTGGGCGGTATTTAAGCACAGAATAGTGGAAGAGGAACAACATGGCAAAGGACGTTGTGCACAGGAGAAGGGAAAACAGCTGGCTTCACTTTTCAGTGTGGGAGAAGGATTAAACATTGATGCTGGACTAGAAGCTTCTGAGGAACCGGAGATGCAAGGCATGGAGCCGGAACAAAATCCCAAGTTGGCTCGACCGAACGCGCCGAGTCCGACAACTAAAGCTCCTACCACGGCTGCAGCTACAATGTCTGCAAACCACTGTCAAGACCACTCAAACATGGCTGCTCCTACAGGAGCTTTGTTTGGTTTTGTGGTTCAGCGAACCCCGAGACTTGAGCAACTCATCCAAGAGATGCAACGCGAAGGTGCTGTGATGGTTGCAATGCAAGGGCAGATGATAGGGCCAGGCATTGGCTTGTGCAGGCAGTAG